From Oscillatoria sp. FACHB-1407, a single genomic window includes:
- the dusB gene encoding tRNA dihydrouridine synthase DusB, whose amino-acid sequence MVSLSPDLKERLSTPLKIGQFEVKSRVLQSPLSGVTDLVFRRLVRRYAPDSMMYTEMVNATGLHYVKELPKIMEVDPNERPISIQLFDCRPDFLAEAAQKAVDEGADTVDINMGCPVNKITKNGGGSSLLREPELAGDIVRSVVNAVKVPVTVKTRIGWSDKEINAVEFAQRMQDAGAQMLTLHGRTRAQGYNGSARWEWIAKVKEVLTIPVIANGDIFSVDAAVRCLELTGADGVMCSRGTLGYPFLVGEVDHFLKTGELRQPPTPIERLLCARDHLHMLWEYKGDRGIRQARKHMTWYAKGFPAASELRGKLAVIESVTEGVALIDQAIARLASMPTWEMTEDTEPQLVEV is encoded by the coding sequence ATGGTTTCCCTGTCTCCTGACTTAAAAGAACGGTTGTCTACCCCCCTCAAAATCGGTCAGTTTGAGGTCAAAAGCCGGGTGTTGCAATCGCCCTTATCAGGGGTGACAGATCTCGTCTTTCGGCGGTTGGTGCGGCGATATGCCCCCGACTCCATGATGTATACCGAGATGGTCAACGCAACAGGGTTGCACTATGTCAAAGAGCTACCCAAAATTATGGAGGTTGACCCGAACGAGCGACCGATTAGCATTCAACTATTTGACTGCCGTCCCGACTTTTTAGCGGAGGCAGCACAAAAAGCAGTCGATGAGGGAGCCGATACGGTTGATATCAACATGGGTTGTCCGGTGAATAAAATCACTAAGAATGGGGGCGGCTCGTCGCTATTGCGGGAACCGGAACTGGCAGGAGACATTGTGCGATCGGTGGTGAATGCGGTTAAGGTGCCCGTTACGGTTAAAACGCGGATTGGTTGGTCAGATAAGGAAATTAACGCGGTTGAGTTTGCCCAACGGATGCAGGATGCCGGAGCGCAGATGTTGACTCTACACGGACGGACTCGCGCTCAGGGCTATAACGGTTCTGCTCGGTGGGAGTGGATCGCCAAAGTCAAGGAAGTGCTGACGATTCCGGTGATTGCCAACGGCGATATTTTTTCAGTAGACGCGGCGGTGCGCTGCCTGGAGTTGACGGGCGCGGATGGCGTGATGTGTTCTCGTGGCACGTTGGGCTATCCCTTTTTAGTGGGCGAGGTAGATCATTTCCTCAAAACGGGAGAGTTGCGCCAACCCCCAACTCCCATTGAACGGTTGCTGTGTGCGCGTGACCATCTCCATATGTTGTGGGAGTACAAGGGCGATCGCGGCATTCGTCAAGCCCGCAAACATATGACCTGGTATGCCAAGGGGTTTCCGGCAGCATCAGAGTTACGCGGCAAGTTAGCCGTGATTGAGTCGGTGACAGAAGGGGTTGCGTTAATCGATCAGGCGATCGCACGGTTGGCATCGATGCCGACTTGGGAGATGACCGAAGACACCGAACCTCAACTCGTCGAGGTTTAG
- a CDS encoding response regulator gives MSSVTEQSSPSSTTLPPVRLLIVEDDPVMQLGLEQFFADYPQVELVGQAANGYAGVEIALQQQPDVVIMDIGLPQLDGIAATQQIKQANPDIRVVMLTSHTAETEMIAALCSGADAYCVKGVSVDQLLLAIASAQEGAVYLDPRIARQVVEHLKPSTSAAPTAPIGQLSERELEVLKLIVEGKTNPEIAAALFLSPSTIKAHIRSIMNKLAVDDRVQAAVVALRTGLV, from the coding sequence ATGTCATCTGTTACAGAGCAATCTAGCCCTTCCTCTACGACTCTTCCTCCAGTCAGACTTCTCATTGTTGAAGATGACCCAGTAATGCAACTGGGTTTAGAACAGTTTTTTGCGGATTATCCGCAAGTGGAACTGGTTGGTCAGGCAGCGAATGGTTATGCCGGGGTTGAAATTGCTCTGCAACAGCAACCCGACGTGGTGATCATGGATATTGGCTTGCCGCAACTGGATGGTATTGCCGCCACACAACAAATTAAGCAAGCCAATCCAGATATTCGGGTAGTCATGCTCACCTCTCACACCGCTGAAACAGAAATGATCGCGGCTTTGTGCAGTGGAGCAGACGCCTATTGTGTCAAAGGGGTTAGTGTCGATCAACTGCTGCTGGCGATCGCCTCTGCTCAGGAAGGGGCTGTCTATCTCGACCCTCGCATTGCTCGTCAAGTGGTTGAGCATCTCAAACCATCTACCTCAGCGGCTCCAACGGCTCCCATTGGTCAACTTTCGGAGCGAGAATTAGAGGTGCTGAAATTGATTGTAGAAGGCAAAACGAACCCTGAAATTGCAGCAGCATTGTTCCTCAGCCCCAGCACAATCAAAGCTCACATTCGCAGCATTATGAACAAGTTAGCCGTGGATGATCGCGTCCAGGCGGCTGTTGTTGCATTGCGAACTGGGCTGGTTTAG